A DNA window from Hydractinia symbiolongicarpus strain clone_291-10 chromosome 6, HSymV2.1, whole genome shotgun sequence contains the following coding sequences:
- the LOC130648054 gene encoding uncharacterized protein LOC130648054: MERVENYENEEALKEVWSREYQDIIIESRQHGEEDIEMEFEKQQQLLAEKINDLYKDNKDIKILDFGCGTGPVADNLKTFGFTDIDGADCNQDLLDMAREKNVMKKLFVGRGVEGLLDIPSDTYDVVCATGVFFGAVSYPGTECFEEISRIIKNSGQLIILAKHSYLTESYIDYDRIKKLEEKGVMKSIPTSWV, from the exons ATGGAGCGTGTTGAAAATTATGAAAACGAGGAGGCGCTTAAAGAAGTATGGTCCAGAGAATATCAGGATATAATTATTGAAAGTCGACAACATGGAGAAGAAGATATAGAGATGGAATTCGAAAAGCAACAGCAGTT GCTTGCTGAGAAGATCAACGACTTATATAAAGATAATAAAGACATAAAGATATTAGATTTTGGATGTGGGACAGGTCCAGTGgcagataatttaaaaacattcgGTTTCACGGATATTGACGGTGCTGATTGCAATCAGGATTTGTTGGACATGGCCCGTGAAAAAAACGTGATGAAGAAATTGTTCGTAGGTAGAGGTGTGGAGGGGCTTCTCGACATTCCATCAGATACCTATGATGTTGTTTGCGCCACAGGCGTATTCTTCGGTGCTGTGTCATATCCTGGCACTGAGTGTTTCGAAGAGATTTCTCGAATTATCAAGAATAGTGGCCAATTAATTATTTTAGCAAAACACAGTTATTTAACTGAATCCTATATAGATTATGACAGGATTAAAAAGTTGGAGGAAAAGGGTGTAATGAAGTCAATTCCTACGAGCTGGGTATAG